The nucleotide sequence TGCGGTACTGGAGCTCGGCGAAGGCGGGGTCGGGGTTGAAGTACTGCCAGCCCGGAATACAGTCCATCACCACGAGGCCGAGCTCGTCGCAGGCGTCCATGAAGGCGGGCGCGTGCGCGTAGTGCGAGAGGCGCACGTAGTCGAAGCCGGCCTCCTTGATCTTGCGGGCGTCGCGGTACTGCGCGGCATCCGACAAGGCGTAGCCGATGTACGGGTACTCCTGGTGCCGGTTGGTGCCGCGCAGGAACAGCTTCTGGCCGTTGATCCAGAAACCCTCGCGCGAGACGGCGATGCGCCGGATGCCGACGCGCACCGTCTCCCTGTCCACCGTGCCGGCATCGGTCACCACCTCGCAGTCGAGCGTGTGAAGGTTGGGGGCGGCGGGGCTCCACAGGTGCGGCGCCCGCACCTCCAGCTCCTGAGGCACATCCGTGTCGGCGCCCGGCCGCAGCGTCACGGCCGCTGACGTGGCGGTGGTGACGACCGCCCCGCCGGGCGCGCGCAGCGTGGCCCGAACGCGGAAGCTGCGTGGCTCCGCATGCTCGTTATGCACGTGGGTCTGCACCCGCACGGTGGCGGACTCGCGGGAGACGCGCGGGTAGGTGACGAAGACTGCGCCGCTCGCGGGACGGTCCGCGAGCAGCGGATCGGTGATGTGCAGCCGGTTCGTGCGGATCAGGTGGACGGGCCGATACAGCCCGTGGTACGTGTTGAAGTCGAGCTGGGCCAGCGGCTTGGGACCGGTGATCGGGTTGTCGCGGTTGTCCAGGCGGACGGCCAGCAGGTGGTCCCTGCCAGGTTGCACGCGCTCGCTGAGGTCGAGCACGAAGGGCAGATAGCCGCCCAGGTGGCCGCCCACGCGCTCGCCGTCGAGCCAGACGTCGGCCACGTTCATGGCGCCTTCGAAGCGGAGCAGAACCTTCTCGCCGGCGGCCTCCGATTCCAGGCGCAGCCTTCGGCGGTACCAGCAGACCCCCTGCCATTGGGCCTCCGGTGAGCCGGCCGGCCCGGTCACCAGCGCCTCGATGCGGGCCGTGTGCGGCAGCGTGGCCGGTTGCCAGGCCGCGTCGTCCAGCCCGACGCTCTCCGCGCCGGACGGGTCGCCCTGCAGGAACTTCCAGCCGGTGTCCAGGCGGGACACGCGGCAAGAACCCTCCGTGGTCCAGCCCGGCAGCGAGCGCGGCGAGCCGAGTGCCCCAGCCGCCCCCGCCACTGTCATCCCCTGCACGAACGCTCTACGCTTCATGTGAACCGCAAGACCCCTTCCATGCAGGAGTGACGCAGATGCGGAATGGTCTCGCCGCGTTCGCGGCCTGCCTCTCGTTGGCGGCAGCGTACCCCGCGGTTGCCCAGCCGGCGCAGGCTCCGGCTCGCGCCACGGCGCCGGATACATCCTGGGTCGCTCGCAGCGCGATCTATGAGGTATTCGTCCGGGACTTCTCGCCCACGGGCGATCTCCGGGGCGTGATCGACGGGCTGGACCGCATCCAGGCGGTCGGGGCGAGCGTCGTGTGGCTGATGCCGATCTACCCCATCGGGGCGCTGAACCGGAAGGAACCGCTGGGGTCGCCGTACTCGGTGCGCGACTACCGCGCGGTCAATCCCGCGTTCGGCACCGCAGCCGACTTCCGGGCACTCGTGCAGGCCGTGCACGCTCGCGGGATGAAGCTCATCCTCGACTGGGTTCCGAATCACACCGCATGGGACAACGTCTGGGTCACGGAGCACCCCGACTTCTACGTCCGCAACGAGCGCGGCGAGCTGGCCGTGCCGCGCGACGACCAGGGCAGGCTGACCGACTGGACGGACGTCGCGCAGCTCGATTACCGGAATCCCCTGCTGCGGCGCGCGATGATCGACGCGATGCGCTATTGGCTGGAGGAGTTCGGCATCGACGGCTTCCGCGTCGACGTCGCCGGTTTCGTCCCGGACAACTTCTGGAGCGAGGCCGTGCCCGAGCTACGCTCCGCCGTCCCGCGGCGAATCCTGCTCCTCGCGGAGTGGGGCGATCTCAAGATGCACCGGCTCGGCTTCGACCTCACGTACGCGTGGGACTCGTACAGCCGCCTCAAGGCGGTGTGGAGAGGCGCACCGGCGGACACGTTCGTCCGAAGCGAGCTGGCGGACATGCGGGCCATCCCCCCGGGCGGCATGCGGCTGCGCTTCACCACGAACCACGACGAGACCGCGTGGGACCATCCCCCGGTGACGCTCTTCGGGGGCGCGGCGGGAGCGCGCGCGGCCTTCGACGCCATGGCGCTGTTGCCGGGTCGGCCGCTGCTCTACAACGGGCAGGAGGTCGAGAGCCCGCAGAAGCTCGGCCTCTTCGTGCGCACCCCGATCGCGTGGGATCAGCCCGACGGGGCCGCGGCCCGCGCGTTCTATCGACGGGTCCTGCGCCTGGCGCGTACCGATCCGGCGCTCATCGCGGGGGATTTCCGGGAGGCCCTGACCAGCGCCCCCGGCGATGTGATCGCCTATCGGCGGGGCGCGGTGGTCGTGTTCGTGAACGCGAGGCCCCGCGAGGTACGATTCACTGTGACCGGCTTCGACGTGGATCGCGCGCGTGATCTGCTGTCGAACCGCACGCAGCGCGGCGACACGCTGATGCTTCCGGCCTACGGTGCGATCGTGCTGGAGCGGCGCGCCCGGGCGGCCACGCCGCTCCGTCCGGTGTCCCGTACATCCGAGCGCCGTAGCCTCCGGTTGAGCCGGACGCCTCATGGGCGGGCACGGGCGACAGGCGCCTCGCGCGTGCACGCCTACCGGCGGCCGAGGTCGAGCACCAGGCATTCCCGCGGCCCGATCGTCCCCGGAACCGGAACGTAGCCCTGCATGCGCCCGTCCCGGCTCACCTCAAGTGTGGCGCCATCCGGACCGCCGAGCAGGTTCCGCGGCGTGTACCTGCCGGGCCGCAGCACGCCCTCCCCTGAGCTGATCGCGACACCGGAGACGGCCGCGGCGCCCAAGTTCGCCACCACGAGCACGGCGTGGTCGCCGGCGCGGCGGAGGTAGGCGGCGACCGGGACGCTGCTGGTTGAGAGCGGCACCAGCATGCCCGTCGCCAGTGCCTCGTTCTCCCTGCGCAGGTGGATCAGCCGGCGGTAGAGGTTCAGCAGCGAGCCGCGGTCGGCGTCCTGCGCCTGCACGGTGGTCGTCATCGAGTCCGGCTGGGCACTCTCCCACGGGGTGCCGGCGGTGAAGCCCGCTCCGTGGCCCGGACGCCACTGCATGGGCGTCCGAAGCCGCTCATCCGGCTTGTCGCCCGTCATCCCGATCTCCTCGCCGTAGTAGACGAACGGCAGGCCGGGCAGCGTGAGCAGGAGGGTCGCTGCCAGCCTGGCTCGGGCCCCGTCGCCGCCTAACGCGGTCATTGTGCGGGTCCCATCGTGGTTGCTCAGGAACGGCGACCAGCGGTACGCGGGGAGCGTGTCCTGGAGGCGGACGTAGCCCGAGAGCAGCCCGCCGACGGACCCCCGGCGAACCGCCGCCAGGAGCGAGTCCGCCAGCTCGAACGCGAAGTACGAGGTCAGCTGGTCGGGATAATACGGCAGCACCGCATCGATGTTGCCCCACGCCTCGCCCACCGTATACGCCTCGGGAGCGACGCTGCGGAGGTGCGCGGCGTACTCGCGCAGGACGGCGTGGGTGCCGGCACACCCCGTGAGGCAGGTCCCTTCCTCCACCATGTAGGGAATCGCATCCAGGCGGAAGCCGTCCACCCCCATCTCGCGGAGCCAGAAAGTGGCGATCGCCTCCGCCTCTTCCCGCACGGCGGGCGTGTGGTAGTCGAGGTCCGGCATATCGGGGGAGAAGACGCCGTAGTAGTACTCGTTCCGCACCGGGGAACGGCGCCAGGCCTCGCTGCCCCACGGGCCCAACCCCAGGGGTGTCGGGGAGAAGCGGTACCACGCGCGGTAGGGCGACGTCGTGTCCCGCAGCGCCGCCTGGAAGTACGGGTGCTCGCGCGAGGAGTGATTGAGCACCATGTCCACGAGGACGCGGATTCCGCGCCGGTGCGCCTCCGCCACCA is from Gemmatimonadales bacterium and encodes:
- a CDS encoding alpha-amylase family glycosyl hydrolase, with the protein product MRNGLAAFAACLSLAAAYPAVAQPAQAPARATAPDTSWVARSAIYEVFVRDFSPTGDLRGVIDGLDRIQAVGASVVWLMPIYPIGALNRKEPLGSPYSVRDYRAVNPAFGTAADFRALVQAVHARGMKLILDWVPNHTAWDNVWVTEHPDFYVRNERGELAVPRDDQGRLTDWTDVAQLDYRNPLLRRAMIDAMRYWLEEFGIDGFRVDVAGFVPDNFWSEAVPELRSAVPRRILLLAEWGDLKMHRLGFDLTYAWDSYSRLKAVWRGAPADTFVRSELADMRAIPPGGMRLRFTTNHDETAWDHPPVTLFGGAAGARAAFDAMALLPGRPLLYNGQEVESPQKLGLFVRTPIAWDQPDGAAARAFYRRVLRLARTDPALIAGDFREALTSAPGDVIAYRRGAVVVFVNARPREVRFTVTGFDVDRARDLLSNRTQRGDTLMLPAYGAIVLERRARAATPLRPVSRTSERRSLRLSRTPHGRARATGASRVHAYRRPRSSTRHSRGPIVPGTGT
- a CDS encoding alpha-amylase family glycosyl hydrolase, with protein sequence MHMEEKSRSFVHVVVVALAACAAPLPRATAQTPRAVGPTGGATSAPVPAWTRGAVCYEVFVRSFYDSDGDGIGDLNGLIRKLDYINDGNPASRTDLGASCIWLMPVAESPSYHGYDVSDYYRVEPDYGTNDDFKHLVAEAHRRGIRVLVDMVLNHSSREHPYFQAALRDTTSPYRAWYRFSPTPLGLGPWGSEAWRRSPVRNEYYYGVFSPDMPDLDYHTPAVREEAEAIATFWLREMGVDGFRLDAIPYMVEEGTCLTGCAGTHAVLREYAAHLRSVAPEAYTVGEAWGNIDAVLPYYPDQLTSYFAFELADSLLAAVRRGSVGGLLSGYVRLQDTLPAYRWSPFLSNHDGTRTMTALGGDGARARLAATLLLTLPGLPFVYYGEEIGMTGDKPDERLRTPMQWRPGHGAGFTAGTPWESAQPDSMTTTVQAQDADRGSLLNLYRRLIHLRRENEALATGMLVPLSTSSVPVAAYLRRAGDHAVLVVANLGAAAVSGVAISSGEGVLRPGRYTPRNLLGGPDGATLEVSRDGRMQGYVPVPGTIGPRECLVLDLGRR